The following are encoded in a window of Cloacibacillus sp. genomic DNA:
- a CDS encoding MATE family efflux transporter: MLGYQSSAALGKEEQRRRMLSEPVGRLLLSLGGPTTVTMAVTTLYLISNVYFVSKLGTSANAATSVVFVIFAFFNAVGYTFGHGAESKIEISLSSGNDTEASRFASTSFFTVIFIGIVTAVLGIKYVVGLMRLLGATETILPYAVDYSRHVLFSAPFACSAFVMNNILRAEGKAAYSMRGLLGGSLLNIVLTPVLIFSLKMGIAGAGIAMLVSQFVSFVILYEYFLRGKSITKLRLTSVSRDPREYYDIFRIGSPSLTRQGFSSLSTAALNYAAGPYGDAAIAAMSVVSRVVMFLFAIVTGITQGFLPVAAYNYGAKQYARIREGFWFTIKIGSLCMIVISVLTYIFAREIVTVFSYGDAAIIGVGTFTLRCQAAVFILQPIFIITEMMMQELGFAARASVLASLRQGIFFMPMLVILPAFMGVDGVAVSQAATNVLTFFATLPFVRGFLKMLDTKEKSMLDPAAVKD; the protein is encoded by the coding sequence ATGTTAGGATATCAATCATCAGCGGCACTCGGCAAGGAGGAACAGCGCAGGCGAATGCTCAGCGAACCCGTAGGGAGGCTCCTTCTCTCACTTGGCGGGCCGACGACGGTCACCATGGCCGTCACCACTCTTTACCTTATCTCGAACGTATACTTCGTCTCAAAGCTGGGAACCAGCGCAAACGCCGCCACCAGCGTCGTTTTTGTCATCTTCGCCTTTTTTAACGCCGTCGGCTACACCTTTGGCCACGGCGCGGAGAGTAAGATAGAGATAAGCCTCAGCTCTGGCAACGATACCGAGGCGAGCCGCTTTGCCTCCACCTCCTTCTTCACCGTCATCTTTATCGGGATAGTGACGGCGGTTCTTGGCATAAAGTATGTCGTGGGGCTCATGCGGCTTCTCGGCGCGACGGAGACCATCCTTCCCTATGCCGTGGACTATTCGCGTCACGTGCTCTTCAGCGCCCCCTTTGCCTGTTCGGCCTTTGTCATGAACAACATTCTGCGCGCCGAGGGGAAGGCGGCCTATTCGATGCGGGGGCTGCTTGGCGGTTCGCTGCTCAATATAGTGCTGACCCCGGTGCTGATATTTTCTCTGAAGATGGGTATCGCGGGAGCCGGTATCGCGATGCTTGTAAGCCAGTTTGTGAGCTTCGTGATCCTCTATGAATACTTTCTGCGCGGCAAGAGTATTACGAAACTTAGGCTTACCAGCGTATCGCGCGACCCGCGCGAATATTACGATATATTCAGGATCGGCAGCCCTTCCCTCACGCGGCAGGGATTTTCCAGCCTCTCCACGGCGGCGCTCAATTACGCCGCCGGGCCCTACGGCGACGCGGCGATCGCGGCGATGTCCGTCGTTTCGCGCGTCGTCATGTTCCTATTCGCCATTGTTACGGGCATAACGCAGGGCTTTTTGCCCGTGGCGGCCTATAATTACGGCGCGAAGCAGTACGCGCGCATCCGCGAGGGCTTCTGGTTCACGATAAAAATTGGCTCGCTCTGCATGATCGTCATTTCTGTCCTTACATATATCTTCGCGCGGGAGATCGTCACCGTATTCAGCTACGGCGACGCGGCGATCATTGGCGTCGGCACCTTTACCCTCCGCTGTCAGGCGGCGGTATTCATCCTCCAGCCGATATTCATCATCACGGAGATGATGATGCAGGAGCTCGGTTTCGCGGCGCGCGCCTCGGTACTGGCCTCGCTGCGGCAGGGGATATTTTTTATGCCGATGCTGGTGATATTGCCTGCCTTCATGGGGGTGGACGGCGTCGCGGTCAGCCAGGCGGCCACCAACGTCCTGACCTTCTTTGCGACGCTGCCCTTTGTCCGCGGTTTCCTTAAGATGCTCGATACCAAAGAAAAATCGATGCTCGATCCGGCGGCGGTCAAAGACTAG
- a CDS encoding FadR/GntR family transcriptional regulator, producing the protein MKDIFSKQDSTKKPAIIVRRILDLIEDGELMPGEKLPNELEIVRQSDISRASVREALSALEIMGMIKRVPGEGTYISERASAGKYPPKNILEKFLEDTEKVGGSFEALEARMAIEPSVTAMAAWRAEPEQIERMETLLESSGVALEEHDVKLFLDIDREFHIAVAEATNNETLISISNDLLKRADVHMWRRYKEDLRLLEKTVEAHRFILNAIKERNPTKASFYSEKHLARCV; encoded by the coding sequence GTGAAGGATATATTTTCCAAACAGGACTCTACAAAAAAGCCCGCGATTATCGTCCGCAGGATTCTTGACCTGATTGAAGACGGCGAACTGATGCCCGGGGAGAAGCTGCCCAACGAATTGGAGATCGTCAGACAATCGGACATTAGCCGCGCCTCTGTGCGCGAGGCGCTGTCAGCCCTTGAGATCATGGGTATGATCAAGCGCGTTCCTGGCGAGGGCACGTATATAAGCGAGCGTGCCTCAGCGGGTAAGTATCCGCCAAAGAACATCCTCGAAAAATTCCTCGAAGACACGGAAAAAGTTGGCGGCTCATTTGAAGCCCTTGAGGCTAGAATGGCTATCGAGCCCTCCGTTACCGCCATGGCGGCTTGGAGAGCCGAGCCGGAACAGATCGAGAGAATGGAGACGCTGCTGGAATCGTCCGGCGTCGCCCTGGAGGAGCATGACGTGAAGCTCTTTCTTGATATCGACCGGGAATTTCATATCGCGGTGGCGGAGGCGACGAACAACGAAACACTGATATCCATAAGCAATGACCTCCTGAAAAGAGCGGACGTCCACATGTGGCGGCGCTATAAGGAGGACCTCCGGCTTCTTGAGAAGACGGTGGAGGCTCATAGGTTCATTTTAAACGCGATCAAAGAAAGGAACCCCACAAAGGCGTCGTTTTACTCCGAAAAGCATCTGGCGCGCTGCGTATAA
- a CDS encoding mechanosensitive ion channel domain-containing protein has protein sequence MNINLEGLPAILEKVTLASLLPALLYLLGGIAVVKIVMRALTKALERSSIEKTLHKFILTLIRLTLYFIVFMTVAGALGIQITSFVAILSVAGLAISLSLQGVLSNLSSGVMLLSVKPFKAGDYVELGGVGGTVREIGFIHTKISTPDNKIIYIPNSEVSSSKIVNYTNEGKRRIDLVFSAGYNCPLETVKLAIREAVKKFPKVYTDPAPFVRASAYKESVIEYTVRVWCGTDDYWDLYYDIIEAVSESYARHGVEMSYPHVNVHMVKD, from the coding sequence ATGAACATAAACCTCGAAGGGCTGCCGGCAATATTGGAAAAGGTGACGCTTGCTTCGCTGCTGCCGGCGCTGCTCTATCTCCTGGGCGGAATAGCCGTCGTCAAGATCGTCATGAGAGCGCTGACAAAGGCGCTGGAAAGATCCAGCATCGAAAAGACTCTGCACAAGTTCATCCTCACGCTGATAAGGTTAACACTTTACTTCATCGTCTTCATGACCGTCGCGGGAGCCCTTGGGATACAGATAACCTCCTTCGTCGCCATCCTGAGCGTCGCCGGTTTGGCCATCTCCCTCTCGCTGCAGGGCGTACTTTCAAACCTCTCCAGCGGCGTCATGCTGCTCTCCGTCAAGCCCTTCAAAGCAGGTGACTACGTCGAATTGGGCGGCGTCGGCGGCACCGTGCGCGAGATCGGCTTCATACATACCAAGATCTCCACCCCAGACAACAAAATAATTTACATCCCCAACAGCGAAGTATCCTCCTCAAAGATCGTGAACTATACCAACGAAGGGAAACGCCGCATCGACCTCGTCTTTTCCGCCGGTTACAACTGCCCCTTAGAAACGGTCAAACTCGCGATAAGAGAGGCCGTGAAAAAATTCCCCAAAGTCTATACTGATCCCGCTCCCTTTGTACGCGCCAGCGCCTACAAGGAATCAGTCATCGAATACACCGTCCGCGTTTGGTGCGGCACCGATGATTATTGGGACCTGTACTACGATATAATAGAGGCGGTCTCGGAGTCATACGCCAGGCACGGCGTCGAGATGAGTTATCCGCACGTCAACGTGCACATGGTCAAAGATTAA
- a CDS encoding branched-chain amino acid ABC transporter permease, which translates to MSTLFIQQLVTGFSIGAIYALLAVGYALIYSIFKFTNFAFGAIMMCSAYGAYFVVKNLGMTSLAAGLCGAIIIGIIISIITELVAYRSLRRLKASRLFLMISAMGVNILLQNLMTIWMSANLRSLNIALPFRVLAVGKIKIGSIDILSLLVSLVALAVLWIFIEKTKYGIAIRASAHDTDTAGLMGINVNKVSLIVFAISGITAAIAGTFTGMKYAVYPTLGAISSKAFISSVIGGLGSLPGAVLGGFILGVLETIISGYISSAYRDLFSFGILIVVLVFLPNGILGADTSDKL; encoded by the coding sequence ATGTCGACGCTTTTTATACAACAGCTTGTAACGGGATTTTCCATCGGCGCTATCTACGCGCTCCTTGCGGTCGGCTATGCGCTGATATACAGTATTTTTAAGTTTACCAACTTTGCCTTCGGCGCGATTATGATGTGTTCCGCGTACGGCGCGTATTTTGTCGTCAAGAATCTGGGGATGACCTCTCTCGCCGCCGGCCTCTGCGGCGCTATCATAATAGGTATTATTATTTCTATAATCACCGAACTGGTAGCCTATCGCTCGCTGCGCAGGCTGAAGGCCTCGCGCCTTTTTCTGATGATCTCCGCGATGGGCGTCAATATATTGCTCCAAAACCTGATGACGATATGGATGAGCGCAAATTTGAGGAGTCTGAACATTGCGCTGCCGTTCAGAGTCCTGGCGGTTGGAAAAATCAAGATCGGCTCGATCGACATCCTGTCGCTGCTGGTCTCTCTTGTCGCGCTTGCCGTATTGTGGATCTTTATCGAGAAGACGAAATACGGGATCGCGATCAGGGCGAGCGCGCACGATACCGATACGGCCGGACTTATGGGCATCAACGTAAATAAGGTCTCGCTGATTGTGTTCGCAATTTCGGGGATCACCGCCGCGATTGCCGGTACCTTTACAGGGATGAAATACGCGGTCTATCCCACGCTGGGCGCCATTTCGAGCAAGGCATTCATTTCGAGCGTCATCGGCGGGCTGGGCAGCCTGCCGGGAGCGGTGCTGGGCGGCTTCATCCTCGGCGTGCTGGAGACGATAATCTCCGGATATATCTCTTCAGCGTATCGTGATCTCTTCTCGTTTGGAATCTTGATTGTCGTGCTGGTCTTCCTCCCGAATGGAATTCTCGGGGCCGACACCAGCGACAAACTGTAA
- a CDS encoding NAD(P)-dependent oxidoreductase: MSDKKILGFIGTGVMGASMAGHLLEAGHEVHVYNRTKERALPLVERGAVWEDTPADIAAKCDVVFTIVGFPKDVEEVYLGKKRLVENAKSGTVLVDMTTSSPKLARKIYAAGKKRGIGILDAPVTGGDRGAREATLTIFAGGDKDDFETVLPYFEIMGRTIKHMGGAGDGQNAKLGNQIVIAGTMTGMCEALAFAKSCGLDLNEFIEAVGGGSAATWSLKNYGPRILKGDFAPGFFVKHYIKDMKLAEEAANEMELDLPALTVTRELYEELAEGGYENSGTQALYCLYDPEEE; this comes from the coding sequence ATGTCGGATAAAAAAATCCTCGGTTTCATCGGTACGGGCGTAATGGGAGCCAGTATGGCCGGACATCTACTGGAGGCAGGCCATGAGGTGCATGTCTATAACCGCACCAAAGAGAGGGCCTTGCCTCTGGTCGAAAGAGGCGCAGTCTGGGAAGATACCCCCGCCGACATCGCCGCGAAATGCGACGTCGTATTCACCATCGTCGGCTTTCCCAAGGATGTTGAAGAGGTTTACCTCGGCAAAAAGAGACTCGTGGAAAACGCCAAGAGCGGGACGGTGCTCGTAGACATGACCACTTCCAGCCCGAAGCTCGCGAGAAAGATTTACGCGGCGGGCAAGAAGCGCGGCATCGGCATCCTCGACGCCCCCGTCACCGGCGGCGACAGGGGGGCACGCGAAGCGACCCTCACCATCTTCGCCGGCGGCGATAAAGATGACTTTGAAACGGTACTTCCCTATTTTGAGATAATGGGGCGCACCATCAAACACATGGGCGGCGCGGGCGACGGGCAGAACGCGAAGCTCGGCAACCAGATCGTCATCGCGGGAACCATGACCGGCATGTGCGAGGCGCTCGCCTTTGCCAAATCCTGCGGCCTCGACCTTAACGAATTTATCGAAGCCGTCGGAGGCGGCTCCGCGGCCACCTGGAGCCTCAAGAATTACGGACCGCGCATCCTCAAAGGAGACTTCGCCCCCGGCTTCTTCGTCAAGCACTACATAAAGGACATGAAGCTCGCCGAAGAGGCGGCGAACGAAATGGAGCTTGACCTCCCGGCCCTCACCGTCACCAGGGAGCTTTACGAAGAGCTTGCCGAGGGCGGCTATGAAAACAGCGGCACCCAGGCGCTCTACTGCCTCTACGACCCGGAAGAGGAATAA
- a CDS encoding MBL fold metallo-hydrolase, giving the protein MFELTILTDNNTLIDRYYLGEPGLSFWIECGDKKFLFDTGYSDVFIRNAAWMGIDLTLMDGLVYSHGHNDHTWGTHSLVSLFDRRELSRRPRLTAHPLVFENKRHGGLTIGTMMGAEALGRYFDLVLSAEPRELAPGLWWLGEIPAAVTPRRAVGKIIDSGGERDDCCLDDSALAYAGPEGLVIVTGCSHSGICNIIERAVKVTGEGRIADIVGGFHLLSSPPEELAAVAAYMKSAGVTRLHPCHCTDFAAKAALSREFSVAECGVGLRLSYR; this is encoded by the coding sequence ATGTTTGAGCTTACCATACTTACCGACAATAACACGCTCATAGACAGGTATTATCTGGGGGAGCCGGGGCTCTCCTTTTGGATCGAGTGCGGCGATAAAAAATTCCTCTTTGATACCGGGTATTCGGATGTCTTTATCCGCAACGCGGCGTGGATGGGGATCGACCTGACGCTGATGGACGGGCTTGTTTACTCCCACGGACACAACGACCACACCTGGGGGACGCATTCGCTTGTCTCACTCTTTGACCGCCGGGAACTTTCACGCCGTCCGCGGCTGACGGCACACCCGCTGGTCTTTGAGAATAAGAGGCACGGAGGGCTCACCATCGGGACGATGATGGGGGCGGAGGCGCTGGGACGTTACTTTGATCTTGTGCTTTCGGCTGAACCGCGCGAGCTCGCTCCGGGGTTATGGTGGCTGGGAGAGATACCGGCGGCGGTGACGCCTCGGCGGGCAGTTGGCAAGATAATAGATTCCGGCGGCGAGCGAGACGACTGTTGCCTTGACGATTCCGCCCTCGCCTACGCTGGCCCGGAGGGATTGGTTATTGTCACCGGCTGTTCGCACTCCGGTATCTGCAACATTATCGAACGGGCGGTCAAGGTTACGGGAGAGGGGCGCATCGCCGATATCGTGGGAGGCTTTCATCTTTTGTCCAGCCCGCCCGAGGAGCTGGCGGCGGTCGCCGCCTATATGAAATCTGCGGGGGTAACGCGGCTCCATCCCTGCCACTGTACTGATTTTGCCGCGAAGGCGGCGCTCTCGCGGGAATTTTCCGTCGCGGAGTGCGGCGTCGGGCTCCGGCTCAGCTACAGATAA
- a CDS encoding DUF1643 domain-containing protein, whose protein sequence is MFDFNDKRRLSPVLHPVSAGVSSVCIFGADRKPPHISKENNGYEAFLWRPYLERQWGRENSPLLLFVLMNPSSANAAYDDNSTRRCLDIAKRHGFGGMIITDIWALRSTGNERLLSEPGAAGGNMSYLQIFTTGGIDTGGEYYHQLMTLKDNLDFIAAALKNPRVTKVYCGWGEHKEPDERQRLKETAALLRNSKKPLVCASQNEDGSPKYVLYTPVGAPLVPFEAD, encoded by the coding sequence ATGTTTGACTTTAACGATAAAAGAAGACTGTCGCCGGTGCTTCATCCGGTGTCGGCTGGCGTCTCCTCCGTCTGTATCTTCGGAGCGGACAGGAAACCACCGCATATAAGCAAAGAAAATAATGGTTATGAGGCGTTTCTCTGGCGTCCGTACCTTGAAAGGCAATGGGGTCGGGAGAATTCACCGCTCCTTCTCTTCGTCCTCATGAACCCCAGCTCAGCCAACGCCGCATATGACGACAACTCCACAAGAAGGTGCCTCGATATCGCAAAAAGACACGGCTTCGGCGGCATGATAATCACCGATATCTGGGCGCTGCGCAGTACGGGGAATGAACGGCTGCTCTCGGAGCCGGGAGCGGCGGGCGGCAATATGTCCTACCTGCAAATATTCACCACAGGCGGCATCGATACCGGCGGCGAATATTACCACCAACTGATGACCTTGAAGGACAACCTGGACTTCATCGCGGCGGCGCTGAAAAATCCCCGCGTCACCAAGGTATACTGCGGCTGGGGAGAGCACAAAGAGCCGGATGAGCGGCAGCGGCTGAAAGAGACCGCCGCCCTCCTGCGAAATTCAAAGAAACCCCTGGTCTGCGCCTCTCAAAACGAGGACGGCTCTCCCAAATATGTCCTCTACACCCCCGTCGGCGCGCCGCTGGTGCCGTTTGAAGCAGATTAA
- a CDS encoding ABC transporter ATP-binding protein, producing the protein MSKFLEVDSLNVYYGGIHALQDVSLYIEEGEIVSVVGANGAGKSTLLRAIAGDKAIKSGTVTFCGERLPHTAYETMAKGISLVPEGRRIFPNLTVKENLIVSTFSRKDPKESIEKDFEEVLALFPRLRERLKQRGGTLSGGEQQMLAVGRALMAHPKLLCMDEPSLGLAPIIVDELFEKILQLNRERGQTIMIVEQNAFLALEVANRAYVIKTGSITREGTGAALLNDPSIQQEYLGIQQLAEDE; encoded by the coding sequence GTGAGCAAGTTTTTAGAGGTTGATTCGCTAAACGTATACTACGGCGGCATCCATGCCCTGCAGGACGTCTCTCTATATATCGAAGAGGGGGAGATCGTCTCTGTGGTCGGCGCCAACGGCGCGGGTAAATCCACGCTCCTGCGGGCAATCGCCGGGGACAAGGCGATAAAGTCGGGGACCGTTACGTTCTGTGGGGAACGCCTCCCCCATACCGCCTACGAGACTATGGCTAAAGGTATTTCGCTTGTTCCCGAAGGGCGGCGTATCTTCCCCAATCTGACGGTGAAAGAAAACCTTATCGTGAGCACCTTCAGCCGTAAGGATCCTAAAGAGTCTATAGAGAAAGACTTTGAAGAGGTGCTGGCGCTGTTCCCGCGGCTCAGGGAGCGCCTGAAACAGAGGGGCGGCACCCTCTCCGGCGGCGAGCAGCAGATGCTTGCCGTGGGGCGCGCGCTCATGGCCCACCCGAAGCTGCTCTGTATGGATGAACCATCCTTGGGGCTTGCGCCGATCATCGTCGACGAACTCTTTGAAAAGATACTGCAGCTGAACAGGGAGAGAGGTCAGACGATCATGATCGTTGAGCAAAACGCCTTTTTGGCCCTTGAGGTGGCCAACCGCGCCTATGTCATCAAGACCGGCAGCATCACCCGCGAGGGTACCGGCGCGGCGCTTCTCAACGACCCGTCCATACAGCAGGAATATTTGGGCATTCAGCAGTTGGCCGAGGATGAATAG
- a CDS encoding branched-chain amino acid ABC transporter permease, translated as MYISSLMIFACVNIIAVAGLVLLTGYTGIFSIGHAGFLAVGGYAAVILFKHFGVPFLPALLCGGICAVIVSVIIGYPALRNKMAGDAFAIVMLGFVAVVRITISNIYPFFEGAHGISNIPRLTTIWTVLPITVLMIWLMRNFLKSHYGKNCIAINQQELAAEMVGVDTVKTKLVALMISAFYGGISGGLFSFFATYIAPTTFAEAKSDDLLAAVVLGGMCSLSGPMLATVFLVILPEVLHFLVLWRLVFYGAAFVIIMQFKPEGLMGYREISFKWLEDLFKRTGVKTND; from the coding sequence ATGTATATTTCTTCTCTCATGATCTTCGCCTGCGTAAATATAATCGCCGTCGCCGGATTAGTTCTGCTTACCGGATATACCGGCATCTTTTCCATCGGGCACGCCGGGTTTTTGGCGGTCGGGGGATATGCGGCCGTCATTCTGTTCAAGCACTTCGGCGTTCCCTTCCTTCCCGCCCTTCTATGCGGTGGAATCTGCGCGGTGATCGTAAGCGTGATCATCGGCTACCCGGCCCTGCGAAATAAGATGGCTGGCGACGCCTTTGCCATCGTCATGCTGGGCTTCGTCGCGGTAGTCCGTATCACTATTTCCAATATATACCCGTTTTTTGAGGGAGCTCACGGTATTTCCAATATACCGCGGCTGACCACGATATGGACCGTGCTTCCCATCACCGTGCTAATGATCTGGCTCATGAGAAATTTTTTGAAATCTCACTATGGAAAAAACTGTATCGCCATCAATCAGCAGGAGCTGGCCGCCGAAATGGTAGGGGTCGACACCGTCAAGACGAAGCTGGTCGCCCTGATGATAAGCGCCTTTTACGGAGGTATCTCCGGCGGTCTCTTTTCATTCTTCGCGACCTATATCGCACCCACCACCTTTGCGGAGGCTAAATCGGACGATTTGCTGGCCGCGGTGGTCCTGGGCGGCATGTGCAGTCTCTCCGGCCCGATGCTGGCGACGGTCTTTCTCGTCATCCTGCCGGAGGTCCTGCATTTTCTGGTGCTATGGCGTCTCGTCTTCTACGGCGCGGCCTTTGTCATCATCATGCAGTTCAAGCCCGAAGGTCTTATGGGATATCGGGAGATCTCCTTTAAATGGCTGGAGGATCTGTTTAAAAGGACAGGGGTGAAGACGAATGACTAG
- a CDS encoding ABC transporter substrate-binding protein: MKKRFFALMIIMLAVMMLGVLSSAEAAMSDRWSGDTIKIGYLANLTGSGAYTDIPPKLAIEDYIKEVNAKGGWLGKKLELISYDAGRDALTESVTAVNKMIQQDKVIAIVGPTGSRYAIPIVQLCNESKTPCITIGATNAKVTVNEDTGAVHPYMFRVSFADSYQGSAMANFAFKELGIKEVATIAGVDDLYAQGILKYFTDEFKRLGGKIINTQSYQTSDVEFRAQLSAIDNSGAKVLYSPACEYKYATLISKQAEQLGLEFTYLFPDGVYAPELMETAGPQVEGAYLSTPMTDDAPEYADYKKAFDARHKKTGYKANIYAYYGMDGIMLLEWAVKKTKSFDGEVLKKALESAKNVPLFTESFTIDPKTHNPLNKSVTILQIKDSKYHHLKTFKPTK; this comes from the coding sequence ATGAAGAAGAGATTTTTTGCGTTAATGATCATCATGTTGGCCGTAATGATGCTGGGCGTCCTGAGCTCGGCCGAGGCGGCGATGTCCGACAGGTGGAGCGGTGATACGATCAAGATCGGTTATCTGGCTAATCTTACCGGTTCGGGAGCGTACACGGATATTCCGCCAAAGCTGGCGATAGAGGACTACATCAAAGAGGTCAACGCAAAGGGCGGCTGGCTTGGCAAAAAGCTTGAACTTATTTCCTATGACGCCGGACGCGACGCGCTGACGGAATCGGTGACGGCCGTCAACAAGATGATCCAGCAGGACAAGGTCATCGCCATCGTCGGCCCAACCGGCAGCCGTTACGCGATACCTATCGTTCAGCTCTGCAACGAATCTAAGACTCCCTGCATCACGATAGGGGCGACGAACGCCAAGGTCACGGTGAATGAGGATACCGGCGCCGTACATCCGTACATGTTCAGAGTTTCTTTTGCCGACTCCTACCAGGGCAGCGCGATGGCTAACTTTGCCTTTAAGGAACTTGGAATCAAAGAGGTGGCGACGATCGCCGGTGTAGACGACCTTTACGCGCAGGGCATACTGAAGTATTTCACCGATGAATTTAAGCGGCTTGGCGGCAAGATCATCAACACGCAGTCCTATCAGACGAGCGACGTGGAATTCCGCGCCCAGCTTTCGGCGATCGACAACAGCGGCGCCAAGGTGCTTTATTCCCCGGCATGCGAATATAAATATGCCACGTTGATCTCCAAGCAGGCGGAGCAGCTGGGACTTGAGTTCACCTACCTCTTCCCGGACGGCGTCTACGCGCCGGAGCTGATGGAGACCGCCGGTCCCCAGGTTGAGGGCGCCTATCTTTCCACCCCGATGACCGACGACGCCCCCGAATACGCGGACTATAAAAAGGCCTTTGACGCGAGACATAAAAAGACCGGGTATAAGGCCAATATCTACGCCTATTACGGCATGGACGGCATCATGCTCCTCGAGTGGGCTGTGAAAAAGACCAAGAGCTTCGACGGAGAGGTGCTCAAAAAAGCCCTTGAGAGCGCAAAGAATGTGCCTCTGTTTACGGAGTCGTTCACCATTGATCCGAAGACCCATAATCCTCTGAACAAGAGCGTCACGATTCTTCAGATAAAAGACAGCAAATATCATCACCTTAAGACGTTTAAGCCCACCAAATAA
- a CDS encoding ABC transporter ATP-binding protein has translation MTSQTPMLDVSHMSIAFGGLRAIEDVSVHVNENEFVGLIGPNGAGKTTFFNSITGYIKPSEGKILFNGENLVRKPPSKIANYGISRTFQNIRLFPKMTVLDNVSIPMHSTPKYSVWAAMLGLPSVKRVQIDTEKRALEFLSIMGLVEHKDRQAGTLPYGLQRRLEIARALAASPKLLLLDEPAAGMNNDECNELIELLRGIYKTFNLTVVMIEHHIDIVMKLCSRIYVLNLGQVLAEGTPKQIQTDPRVIKAYLGERRRKA, from the coding sequence ATGACTAGTCAGACGCCGATGCTAGACGTCAGCCATATGAGTATCGCCTTTGGCGGACTACGCGCGATAGAGGATGTCAGCGTCCATGTAAACGAAAATGAGTTTGTGGGGCTGATAGGGCCGAACGGCGCGGGGAAGACGACCTTCTTTAACTCCATTACCGGCTATATAAAGCCTTCGGAGGGCAAGATCCTCTTTAATGGGGAAAACCTGGTGCGCAAGCCGCCCTCAAAAATCGCGAACTACGGCATCAGCAGGACCTTCCAGAATATCCGCCTCTTTCCCAAGATGACCGTACTTGATAATGTTTCCATTCCGATGCACAGCACTCCGAAATATTCGGTGTGGGCGGCGATGCTGGGCCTTCCCTCGGTAAAACGAGTTCAGATCGATACCGAAAAGCGCGCGCTGGAATTTCTTTCGATAATGGGGCTCGTGGAACATAAAGACCGTCAGGCGGGTACGCTGCCATACGGCTTACAGCGCCGCCTTGAGATCGCGCGCGCGCTGGCGGCCTCCCCGAAGCTGCTTTTGCTTGACGAGCCGGCGGCGGGAATGAATAACGACGAGTGCAACGAACTGATAGAACTTTTGCGCGGTATTTACAAGACCTTCAACCTGACCGTCGTGATGATCGAACATCACATAGATATCGTGATGAAGCTCTGTTCGCGGATCTACGTACTGAACCTGGGACAGGTCCTGGCGGAGGGAACGCCGAAACAGATCCAGACAGACCCCCGGGTCATTAAGGCCTATTTGGGAGAACGGAGGCGTAAAGCGTGA